A window from Stieleria sp. JC731 encodes these proteins:
- a CDS encoding GNAT family N-acetyltransferase, producing the protein MKVQVRNAELADAQDIFDLRCDPRLRGMQYPPSFFESPASIFALVDQEDIIPDCGSKISIIVVDGKFGGNITEFFWLKSNGIREVSLAWNLLPSLWGKGIMVKSMSSILDARFAASTDLQFVAFSFRTNHRSIRVIEKLGFKIETTTFWERASHFIHGRRRVVKFRLKLNDWNTDVDRCRRTMT; encoded by the coding sequence TTGAAAGTTCAAGTTCGAAACGCTGAATTGGCCGACGCCCAAGACATCTTTGATTTGCGTTGCGACCCTCGTCTGCGTGGAATGCAATATCCTCCATCTTTCTTTGAGTCTCCTGCTTCAATCTTCGCGCTCGTTGATCAGGAAGACATAATTCCGGATTGCGGAAGCAAGATTTCAATTATTGTCGTTGATGGAAAATTCGGTGGGAACATTACTGAGTTTTTCTGGCTCAAATCGAATGGGATACGAGAAGTCAGTTTGGCTTGGAACCTCTTGCCCAGCCTATGGGGAAAGGGGATAATGGTGAAATCGATGTCGTCAATTCTCGATGCGCGATTTGCCGCGAGTACGGATTTGCAATTTGTTGCGTTCAGCTTTCGTACGAATCATCGTAGCATTCGGGTGATCGAAAAGCTGGGGTTCAAAATAGAGACAACAACCTTTTGGGAGCGGGCATCGCATTTCATCCATGGCAGGCGACGGGTTGTGAAGTTCCGTCTGAAATTGAATGACTGGAATACCGATGTCGATCGATGTCGCAGAACAATGACATGA